From Micromonospora rhizosphaerae, the proteins below share one genomic window:
- a CDS encoding DUF6153 family protein gives MGVQAAVSTGRWVRLLLLLSTLVGLAAMHTLGHGAHAPGGHSAGHAEAQHGARPAAAPDEVGMTDGCAADDCRHAAVLPLGDLGDDPSGWTVCLAVLGAFAVALLVAVLLRARSRVVGPALRGALRLAAGPRAPPPRPFGLRLATASVLRR, from the coding sequence GTGGGTGTGCAGGCGGCGGTGTCGACCGGGCGGTGGGTCCGGCTCCTGCTGCTGCTCAGCACCCTGGTCGGGCTGGCCGCCATGCACACCCTCGGCCACGGCGCGCACGCGCCCGGCGGGCATTCGGCGGGCCACGCGGAGGCGCAGCACGGCGCCCGGCCGGCCGCCGCGCCGGACGAGGTCGGGATGACCGACGGCTGTGCGGCCGACGACTGCCGGCACGCCGCTGTGCTGCCGCTGGGCGACCTCGGCGACGACCCGTCCGGTTGGACCGTCTGCCTGGCCGTGCTGGGCGCGTTCGCGGTGGCGCTGCTGGTCGCCGTGCTGCTGCGGGCCCGGTCGCGCGTGGTCGGGCCGGCCCTCCGCGGGGCGCTCCGGCTCGCGGCGGGGCCGCGGGCCCCGCCGCCCCGGCCGTTCGGACTGCGCCTGGCGACGGCGTCGGTGCTGCGCAGATAG